In the Silene latifolia isolate original U9 population chromosome 1, ASM4854445v1, whole genome shotgun sequence genome, caaaaggcttagagcattgtatggcttggtaaattccctcccaatgttcaaggccgactcaagaagaatacaatcgagtttggtaagataatttgtgccatttctagctatcaaagtattcccaatgaccttatgccatactctaatgcccggatggtggactaagagagcacgaaaatcatgaaagcgtatgaatttctttccggaaattgccatccaaagaggagcggggtcatacttgataggagtctttgaatatttcgggttatcactaaggcctaatatcttacccaattcgccataagttatgcgtctatcaacattttcaagacgaaactcgatgttggttcgagtctccacccttgtgactttcaaagaacttaaaaattccaaggtgagggaggggtatgccaattctttcattgtaaacaatttacccaatcccatagactcaaagaagattttggtttgttcaagaacacccaattttgacaatgcatcttcacaaataaacttagtaggcatgatggttttcttatcaaagagaatgaatttctccctatgagagtcggaagtgaaagttacctccggataattggataattgttcaatgaccggagttgttgatgttgtagcttccatagggggatcttgttgttgaacctccaaccttgcctcatggactaccaatgcctttgacaattgttttgcttgaagagctagttgccttttggaaagtgtcttctttgggggtgccttgttacctcctttagttcttgccattctcctttgcttgattacaccaatgagagattgaaatcttcaatttttagttatatccaaatcgatttaggatgaatgaatgttgctttgtatcctaaaaatcgactcaaaggttgaagattttggtgtttgaatcacttgttgttgcaaaaggagtgattaatttttgttgtgaggaagtttggattttatttggttgaatttggttgaggaaatttgattttgttgatggagaggatgagggtttttggggtttttgggtagtgggtagtgtttgtatgttgaataaatgagaatgaatggaAGAAAAGGGGTTTAAATCAACCGTTATATTTGAAAGTGCAgcggaggacgagcggattcatcatcgggacgctcggattcctcaatgtttggctcaggaaaagacgccacaggacgagcgtcttgcttctaagacgagcggattctttgtggAGGGATGAGCGTCTTTCTgggtggacgctcggattcctttacagagaaAATCCCAGATTTTTGCTAttgaaaagacgagcgtcttttgtgaaggacgaccgtccagaatgagacgagcggattctcagctgagacgctcggattcttttacagaccagtttttttttatttctgcGGCTCTACCAGGCGAGCGTCTGGTGactttggacgctcgggttcttcaggacgagcgtatTCTccatttggccgctcggattcctccttgaccacacggattcaggtccatccgtgggtacatcgtaacccgtgtcattttcattctctaattctcgtgttcttcattgtaggggcactacaaaggcataaatagcctaggcaattgctatccccacactaaggtaaagcactacacatcaataaaatcataagtccctccctcacttctctcaaaatgatgaatttcttgatcaaggcacaaaaatataaatccaaaaatgcaatgtaataattgaaatacaagtttgggagttagaatatttacaaatggtggtttagggaggactccaccaaactctcatccaatgtgagatgtcaagggggcatgttcaaggtgttgttgatgttactcaacaccttgaagaagtagtcgaaagcttgctcattatcatgataaaggtcctcaatagatttttgcacttgttgttctccataatggtcttggttcatagcattaccaatatagggattgaatatcccttcgaactcatcatcccaaagaccgcaaacttcgtctacttgatcattaaaaatttcttgagttgatagagacaattctccttctttcttgtcttggccaatgaggccatcttcttcacttgtcatgggtgagttttcaagctctcattgttgctatttcctttttcttttgatggagcatcatccactttctttttccattgaaattccaacttcttcctatcatccttccagctatagtgatcaaccataaaacatggctcatgcaatcggggagctctcgtggtcttgtcaagattaaaagtgatggtttcatctcccacttcaagggtgagttctccatgcttcacatcgatcaccgctcccgcggtgtgcaagaaaggtcttcctaagataataggaatgttggagtcttcttccatgtcaacaataacaaaatccaccgggatgaaaaattttccaattctcacgggaacatcttcccatacccctaaaggtgtctttgttgatctatccgccatttgaagcgtggtgttggtacatttgagttctcccattcctagcctcttgctaaccgaatatggcatgacactaacacttgccccaaggtcacatagagctttgttaattgtagtgtcaccaatagtgcatggaatggagaaacttcccggatccttgagttttggaggtgaactcccttgaaggatggcactactcaccttagtaaagacaatagtctcaagcttccggattgatttcttcttcgtaaggatgtccttcatgtactttgcataggccggaacgtgattgatcaattccgtgaaaggaatcgagacttctaaattcttcacaatttccatgaattttccaagttggtcatcaaacttaggcttagcttgacgactcgggaatggtagtctaatcacaatgggctccttctctttggccttttcttcacttttctttgaaacttcttgattggtgggttcttcttccctagagttttgcacaactctttccttgtcactagcttccacaacttcatccttaacttgcttctttggtccttcatatctcgtaccactcctcaagtgaatggcactaaccgtttcatgtcttgggggattactttgaggtggtaattgccccttttgtctttgagagtttgaagatgctagttgggtcatttgagtttccaacatttttgtgtgggctaggatgttgttgatggtgatgtcctttgcttggctatctttttgcatttgagtgaaaaattcttgttgattcttttgcatttggaggaccgctttttgaacataaaaaccttggtcattttgttgattgtatggagtttgattttgataaccttggttttggttgtaaaagggtctttgattttgatttctcatgggaggtggggtgtatgttggttgagggttttgaacattttggcttttgtatgagagatttgggtggaatttggtgttttcattgtaatagttggaataaggggtaccacttttgtatgcttgaaaagcattcacttgttcatttgttcccctacattcactttggtcatgtcccaaagttccacaattctcacatatcccacttgggattgatgaagatgccaccatggcattaacatgatgctttggtgattttgaggcttcttcaagcttagccatagccttctcaaacttcaagttgatggtatcaatatgagcactaagttgagcacccaattgagtaatagagtccacttcatgctttcctcctctagtagccttgcgaggtctactatattgtgaattatggaccgccatttcctcaatcttgttccaagtttgattatcgtcaacttcggtgaacataccgtttgatcccatgttgagaatgtttcttgagtcttcataaagaccattccaaaattgttgtaccaagaaccactcgctaagtccatgatgaggacatgagcgacaaattcctttgaatcgctcccaagcttcatacaaagattcttcatccctttgcttaaaacccgtaatttgagctcttagcatgttagtcttttccggagggtagaattgtttgtagaaagctagagccaacttcttccaagagtcaattccaagagtagccttatcaaggcttttcaaccattgttttgcggtgccaattagagaaaaaggaaataagacccatcgaatttggtcttgagtcactccggtttgtgaaatcgcatcacaatagtcacaaaaagtttccatgtgggaatgagggtcttcactaggcatccccccaaattggcttctttcgactaattggataaatgcggattttgcaatgaagtttccggttaagtgttgtggtgtgggagttccattgggtaggttctcctcggttggtacggaatgtgatgaaaacttaggcattgtgggttgattgtgtgattgattttgtgttgggttctcctcaccttctcttgcaaaagggttgatgaactcaatagtgtttggttgaatatctacaacctcaccaatacctctcaaagtatttctagcaagtcttctattggttgttaaagtcctttcaatttcgtgatcaataggtaacaagttaccttgtgatcttctagacatgcaaaatatcaaacaactcgaaaacaattagaacaaaccttgaggagttttacttccccaaggcaaagaaagacacaactaataacaatcaaagaaaatcaaatcaagttaacaccgtccccggcaacggcgccatttttggtcggtccgctttgagcttagatttcggttacttgtcgttaggagcacctagaccaaaataatatttataacttcacaaacaactctactactagtaaagaggcaagtaaaggtcggatcacaagggacgggtattgatgtaggattttcgattgcaagtagtggtgtctaggggtgtcacaatttgggttgagataagaagatcactaaactaaataacaattaaagtaaacaagcaagatgactaaaatgagatgtaaacaattgattaaaagcactagggtgtcatgggttcatacgggattcatgggaattgatcatacaaacatattctcaaattataagcaagcaattgtTGTTGTggtaggatcgagttggtttatatcttacaatcctaggaaggtttgggtcccggagccgaatcgattagattgtacaacacctacaattcgacgtaatcctccctactcaactatatgcatggtctaatgagactcgagttggtttatgtcttacaagtctcattgaaaaggtaagtgatgggtaaaaaatgcaaggattcataggctcgcatttcatcaaacataacatgtgcataagttgagatcacaacaagcaagcaaataaattatgtgaacatattaaattaagcatgaatcatcccccatgttgatttcccttaattacccattaaccctagttaaggaaactactcactcattatcaagtttaacatgttaataaggttgtcaatcatattaacaaagcaaaacatgatgaataaatgaagatgattaacaataattaaaaagggattaagagaattatatctaCTGATGatcccaaaataataatgcaaagaataatagaagtacttgatgattgatggaaggttgtcaatctcccaataaacccaaataatcttcaattacccaaaataaaagatgaacaatagagaaattaaggaaatgagatttgtattaatacttgattagaagttgattacaagattaaagagagattagaataatataaactacaataaagattgataagaagaacatgataatctaattagactaatggggtatttatagtggggataaggtgaacaaattagggttactaagggcttaaatgacgattaagtccttgaggaatcgctcctctcaagaaaagatgcgggtctccttttagctagtcttccaaaaatatgcgcatctcgaatgaagaaagaagaggacgtgtctctctggaggacaatccgagcgtccaagggtcgggacgggcggattgtggagcttctggacgagcggcctggtggtttggacgagcgtcctgaggagctgctggacgggcgtcccgatgggtgggacgagcggatcctggctcagcttccttttcttcttttcttcttccaacaatcctccggaattttgtcggggatgcaaggatattcttcatcattgtccatctactacattatgtacaaaggccttctagtcttgtcttctctttgatgcttggtcattagattcgatcaatttagctctattttgctatgaaaatgcaaggtttgcactcctctcctaccaaagaaacaaaacctcaaagaatatgcaaaacaaaggactaaagatagtaaatgacccaaatatgcactaaaaagcataggaacgaggctaattcggggactaaataagctcaaatattgatcacattaAGAGCTTACCCACGACgtaaggatcacaaaggtgtaaagaacgacgaaaaccgacactcctagctccgggatttgctaataatgcggcgaggatgaatCAACataacttctaatcttctcttgaaggttttaggttttgaaaagtgttttaaTAAAAGTGACGAAGGCCTTATATACCATTCCCGcaatattaacaaaacccgtcaaatatcacccgttaaccgacttactcgatcgagtaagtcacttactcgatcgagtgacccttactcgatcgagtgccaagcttactcgatcgagtacccatcaggcagactactgttttgcgtaaaaccatacttactcgacatagtaagcgccactcgatagagtaccccaggtcacataaaaccatagtattacagtcttccctccttaaaaagaacttcgtccccgaagttcaaaccacaaacaaaaacaaacacaccGACACcttcccgacacaacaacataaacaaaacTCAACACCAAACTCCCATCACacctctcaaaacaaaactcaacccgactcaaggcAGCTACTAACTCTACCAAAACCAACAGAAGACATACAAAACTCTATgaaaacatgcaaaaactctacgcgaccatctcctacccccctaaaagaaacaaggttacatcctcgtaaccatacatacctgatcaaaaagagacggataccgttccctcatagcctcttccgcctcccatgtagcctcctcaacctcatggttagaccacagaactttaagcaacactgtctcaccatgtctagttttcctaacctttcgatcaagatctgttttggtacctcaagataagacaaggactcatccagctcgatgttctcaacctctaacacatgtgatggatcactaacatacttccgcagctgagacacatgaaacacattatgcactctatccaaagcagacggtaaagctaaccgataagcaacctcacccacccgatccaagatctcatatggtcttATAAACTTATGGCTCagtttccctttcttaccaaatctcatgaccccacgcataggagacactttcaaaagaaccttgtccccaacctgaaactctatatcccggcgatgcaGATCTGCATAattcttttgtcgatcctgggccgcgctcatcctctgtctgatcagcttaatctgttccaccatctcatgtaccatctctggtcctaaaaccacttcctcagcactatcgtcccaacaaatcggactcctacacctcctcccatataaagcctcaaatggtgccatgccaatactggtgtgatagctgttgttgtaggaaaactcaatcaaatttaacctctgctcccagctaccaccaaaatccataacacaagctcgcaacatgtcctctaaagtcttgatggtcctgtCCGTCTGGCcatctatcgcaggatgaaatgttgtactcatctttaaggtagttcccatatactcctgcaactctttccaaaaccgtgagatgAATCTCGAATCTCTatcagacactatatccttaggcaccccatacAATCGAACGACGtttttccgataagccatagctaactgtatcttggtacatgtatctttcattggcacaaaatgagctgacttggtcagacgatccactataacccatatcatgttattaccctgttgactcttcggtaaacccacgataaaatccatagaaatggactccgacttccactcaggtacctgaagagactgaatcttaccttgtggtcgtcgttgctcccctttcactctctgacatgtcaaacaacgagccacgaactcagctgtttccttcttcatccccggCCACTAGaaggtcttcttcaaatctttatataacttgtcaccgcctggatgtaccgagtatggtgtgcaatgagcctctgtcatgattatcattttcaactcctcatcattaggaatacaccaactcccatcaaatctcacactaccatctgtatgaatagagaatctagacactgtccctttctctactcctcaatcttgggatccaatgtctgtttactgcgaatatcatcataaaggtctggttgcactgtcaaatctcctatAGCATCCCCTTtatggatcatatgtatcccaaccttccccacctcatctctcaatctcattaAAGACACAGCCGTGCAAAGAGAATGCacgctcttcctgctcaaagcatctgcaaccacattagctttcccttcatggtatataatatccatgtcataatccccaatcaactccatctacctcctctgtctcatgttcaactccttttgagtgaagatgtacttgagactcttgtgatctgaaaacaccttaaaggtcgccccatatagataatgcctccaaatcttaagagcaaacacaactgcacccaactctagatcatgcgtcGGATAATTCTCcacataaggcttcaattgcctagaagcataggcaatcactttcccattctgcatcaacacacaacccaacccattctttgaagcatctgtatacacctcaaagttctcactcccctcaggcaatgctaagattggagttgtggttaaacgctcctttaaggtttggaacgccgtctcacaactttcatcccaacgaaacctgttctccttcctcattaaagttgtcataggtctagctatcttggagaaatccttaaagaaccgtcgataataccctgctaaacccaagaaacttttgatctctgccacattctttggtgcttcccacttggtaaccgctttaatctttgcaggatccacagctacccctttctttgaaatcacatgccccagaaaagcaacctcttctaaccagaactcacacttggacaactttgcatacaactggttctctctcaaggtctgcaacactatcctcaaatgctcctcatgctcctccttagtcttagaaaagactaagatatcatctataaagaccaccacaaaccgatccaagaactgactgaagatccggttcatcaaatacATGAACACTGCATGTgcgttagacaacccaaacggcatcacaacatactcataatgaccataccttgacgtgaaagctgtcttcggtatgtcctcttccctaatctttacctgatggtaacccggcctcaaatcaatcttggaaaagattgctgcaccgttcaactgatcaaacaaatcatctatcctcggcaaaggatacttgttatttttttttggtaaaaggcAAGCTTCTCATTAAGAATGAAACAAATAATTACAAACTACCACAACGGTACAATTTTGGGAAACAAGGACATTCAACCATTGTTGATCGAATTGAGCCAAGTCTCCTCATTCAAACTAAGTTTACAATTTTGCCAAGAAAGATATCTAAATTTCATCAGGGCACCAAGTTTATCCATGACATGTTGAGGGTGCATAAGACTCCCTTCAATCCTCACCCTGTTTCTTTGCATCCAAACTTCGTAGAAAAGGGCTTGCACCCAGGCTAGTGCAACCTTCTTCTTCACACTTGACCATGGTTTCCTGTAAATCCAGACTAACAGGTTGGCAGTTGGtaaggtcaagttcaatttaGTCTTTAAACTCTGCAATAAAAGACGAGTATAATGGCATTGCTGAAAGAGGTGAGCATGAGATTCAGCAGCTGCCCCACATAACAAGCACAAATCATCCTGGATAATACCCAAATGATAGAGCTTATCCCTAAGATGTAAAGCTTCCCTAGCAATCAACCAGTTTATGAAATTGTGCTTTGGGATGCACCAAGAGTTCCACACAGGCTTGTGCCAAATCACAGGAGGATGTTTCTGTCTAAGCCAGTGGTAACCACTAGAAATGGAGTACCCTGCAGGAATAGCAGACCACTGACCAGACACATAACCAGAGGCCAGTTTATCCTTCACCTTGCAAATAGTTTTCCAACTCCAAGAGACATCAGCTTTTGGTGAATAAGACTGCCAACTCGTACCTTTCGTATAGATGTGATGTACCCACTTGACCCAAAGGCTGTCTGGTTTGGCATATAACCACCAGACCAGTTTGCCAATAGCAGCATAATTCCAAGTGATACTATCTCTGATCCCTAATCCACCCTCGGCTCTAGGGGTGCAAACTTTCTCCCAACTGATCATAGGAGATCTTATATATTCAGTATTTCCATCCCAAAGTTAGTTCCTACACAAAGCATCAATTCTTCTCAGAACTCCTTTAGGGAACACAAAAATAGTAGCCCAGTAGCCATAAAGTGAGGTAAGCAGTGAATTAACAAGGATTAATCTGTCAGAGTAGGATAACTTCTTGGCACCAAACCCCCTAATTCGAGCAGTAACAGTATCAATTAAGACTGAGCAATGCTTGACAGAGAGCCTTCCAGAGGTGATTGGCACACCCAAGTACTTAAATGGGAGGGTACCCTCAGTGAAACCAGAAACTTGTAAAATATCAGCTCTAACAGATTgatgaaccccattaaagtaaaTATTGGATTTCATTGAGTTCATTTGCAATCCAGTGGCTGCAGAAAAAGTGGCAAAGGCCCTAAACAAGATCATAATAGATCTAATATCACCTTTAGAGAACATAAGcaggtcatcagcaaacatcatatgaGAGAGCTTGAGATGACCACAAAGAGGATGGTATCTAAAAGGCAGAATGTTGGTTACATGAGAAAGAACTCTGGTA is a window encoding:
- the LOC141588239 gene encoding uncharacterized protein LOC141588239; the protein is MISWEKVCTPRAEGGLGIRDSITWNYAAIGKLVWWLYAKPDSLWVKWVHHIYTKGTSWQSYSPKADVSWSWKTICKVKDKLASGYVSGQWSAIPAGYSISSGYHWLRQKHPPVIWHKPVWNSWCIPKHNFINWLIAREALHLRDKLYHLGIIQDDLCLLCGAAAESHAHLFQQCHYTRLLLQSLKTKLNLTLPTANLLVWIYRKPWSSVKKKVALAWVQALFYEVWMQRNRVRIEGSLMHPQHVMDKLGALMKFRYLSWQNCKLSLNEETWLNSINNG